A portion of the Sulfuriferula sp. AH1 genome contains these proteins:
- a CDS encoding alkaline phosphatase family protein: MLSRFAVTTAAVIGMLPLHAGAAPKATTPIEHVIVVVGENRSFDNLYGVYKTPNGQSIRNLLSAGIVREDGTPGPNYHLAAQKTADMSKGYSPTPPITGSYRILPQPYASGAVGQQQGVPDSRFPAELANGPFQITTYVSAGAHTGDPIHRFFQMWQQVNGGASDLFVWTAENFGFYRGNDINAVESVPTHQGAVAMGFYNMAQGDAPYFRQLAERYAIADNYHQAILGGTAANYVAIVAADVAIHTENGKKAVPPVEQILRLQLLKNGKQLVENGGVYVQCADQAADGVAPIQHYLNSLPYRPFNNGNCEPGTYYMVNNLDPSYTANLQSITLGHDKWLLPPQVMPTIGDTMSAAGLSWKWYSGGRNDGKKVDREYCGMCDPLTFFKSTMTGADQNRLLDLQQFYVDVKDARHFPAVTFISTYDSISGHPGYAMETGFEELVKDVVDRVKANPALWKKTAILITFDEGGGYYDSGYVQFLDFFGDGTRVPMIAVSPYARKGAVDHTYYDHASIAKFIERNWNLPTLSQRSRDNLPNPVSNKKNPYIPLNRPALGDLMPLFDFGK; the protein is encoded by the coding sequence ATGCTGTCACGCTTTGCCGTTACCACGGCTGCAGTCATTGGCATGCTGCCGCTGCACGCGGGTGCTGCACCCAAAGCGACTACTCCCATCGAGCATGTGATAGTCGTAGTGGGTGAGAATCGTTCGTTCGATAATCTATACGGTGTTTATAAAACTCCAAATGGGCAATCGATCAGGAACCTTCTTTCCGCAGGCATTGTGCGTGAGGACGGAACTCCGGGACCAAATTACCATTTGGCTGCCCAGAAAACGGCGGACATGAGCAAAGGTTATAGCCCGACGCCGCCTATCACCGGAAGCTACCGTATATTGCCACAGCCCTATGCTTCCGGGGCTGTAGGCCAGCAACAAGGCGTACCGGATTCCCGGTTCCCGGCCGAGTTGGCAAACGGGCCGTTTCAGATCACCACTTATGTAAGTGCCGGCGCGCATACGGGCGATCCGATTCACCGGTTTTTTCAGATGTGGCAGCAGGTGAATGGCGGGGCCAGCGACTTGTTTGTATGGACGGCGGAAAATTTCGGTTTTTATCGTGGAAACGATATTAACGCAGTCGAGTCGGTACCTACCCATCAGGGTGCTGTGGCCATGGGTTTTTACAACATGGCTCAGGGGGATGCGCCGTATTTCAGACAGCTGGCCGAGCGTTACGCGATTGCCGATAACTATCATCAGGCAATTCTCGGAGGAACCGCCGCAAATTATGTGGCTATCGTAGCGGCTGATGTGGCTATTCATACCGAGAACGGCAAGAAAGCCGTGCCTCCTGTCGAGCAGATATTGCGATTGCAATTGCTCAAAAATGGCAAGCAGCTCGTGGAAAACGGCGGCGTTTATGTGCAGTGCGCAGATCAGGCTGCCGATGGAGTCGCACCCATCCAGCATTATCTGAACAGTTTGCCTTATCGTCCGTTCAATAATGGCAACTGTGAGCCAGGCACCTATTACATGGTTAACAATCTTGATCCATCCTATACGGCGAATCTTCAGTCGATTACGTTGGGACACGATAAATGGTTGCTGCCACCCCAGGTCATGCCGACTATTGGCGATACCATGAGCGCGGCGGGACTGTCGTGGAAGTGGTACAGCGGCGGGCGTAATGATGGTAAAAAAGTTGACAGGGAATATTGCGGCATGTGCGACCCGTTGACATTCTTCAAGTCGACCATGACAGGTGCTGACCAGAACAGGCTGCTGGATCTGCAACAGTTTTATGTGGATGTAAAAGATGCCAGACACTTCCCGGCAGTTACTTTTATTTCGACCTATGACAGTATTTCCGGTCACCCCGGCTATGCGATGGAAACCGGCTTTGAAGAACTGGTCAAGGATGTGGTCGACCGGGTCAAAGCCAATCCGGCATTGTGGAAAAAGACGGCCATTCTTATCACGTTTGACGAAGGTGGCGGCTACTATGATTCCGGATATGTGCAATTCCTGGATTTCTTCGGTGACGGTACGCGGGTGCCGATGATCGCTGTTTCGCCTTATGCGCGCAAGGGGGCAGTCGATCATACCTATTATGACCATGCTTCCATCGCCAAATTTATTGAACGTAACTGGAATTTGCCGACGCTGTCGCAGCGTAGCCGCGATAACCTGCCGAATCCTGTATCCAATAAAAAGAATCCTTACATACCGCTAAATCGTCCGGCGCTAGGTGATTTGATGCCTTTGTTTGATTTTGGGAAATAA
- a CDS encoding MotA/TolQ/ExbB proton channel family protein, protein MTFTQIHDIVMYIMVAVILLATYVIIERFIYFAATLREGKDVVGFIRSHLHDKSLHGEILDVFKDHKSPQAKAICEVVEASQENHGHEQMEYIAQSIYVEKQPTVISRLWILDTIITLSPLLGLLGTILGIIDAFYSLSSGNVAADPAAVSRGIGTALYATGVGIFIAMYAMLFYNYFNAKAEEVTNQMKLITLTLLGAR, encoded by the coding sequence ATGACGTTCACACAGATACACGACATTGTTATGTACATCATGGTAGCGGTGATTCTGCTTGCTACCTATGTAATTATCGAACGATTTATTTACTTCGCAGCGACTTTGCGCGAAGGCAAGGATGTAGTGGGTTTCATTCGCAGCCACCTGCACGATAAAAGCCTGCATGGCGAAATACTGGATGTTTTCAAGGATCACAAGAGCCCTCAGGCAAAAGCGATTTGCGAAGTGGTTGAAGCGTCGCAGGAAAATCATGGGCATGAGCAGATGGAATACATCGCCCAGTCGATTTATGTGGAAAAGCAGCCCACCGTTATTTCCCGGTTATGGATACTGGATACGATCATTACGCTATCCCCTCTGTTGGGTCTGCTAGGTACCATACTGGGCATTATTGATGCCTTCTACAGTTTGTCGTCAGGCAATGTTGCCGCCGATCCGGCCGCCGTCAGCCGCGGCATTGGTACGGCCCTGTACGCTACCGGCGTGGGCATTTTCATCGCCATGTATGCGATGTTGTTCTACAACTATTTCAATGCCAAAGCAGAAGAAGTAACCAATCAGATGAAACTGATTACCCTGACCTTGCTGGGCGCACGTTAA
- a CDS encoding ATP-binding cassette domain-containing protein has protein sequence MSIIKVRNLTKHYGGAEVVRGLDLDIKRGECFGLLGPNGAGKTTTLKMLLGLITPDAGEIRILDQTIPLQARQARLRIGVVPQMDNLDPDFTVAENLLIYGRYFGMADDLINSRIPGLLEFAGLASKADTKITTLSGGMKRRLTLARALVNDPELIVLDEPTTGLDPQARHVIWQGLRRLIHQGKTILLTTHFMEEAERLCDNLVILDHGKVIAAGNPRDLIAAEIEPGVVEIYGEQVDEWARQYGAAWCTRHEITGETLFCYTHDGNSLIAHLREQCELRYVQRPSNLEDVFLKFTGRELRDT, from the coding sequence ATGTCTATCATAAAGGTACGTAATTTAACCAAGCATTACGGCGGCGCCGAAGTCGTGCGCGGCCTGGACCTGGATATCAAACGCGGCGAATGTTTCGGCTTGCTTGGCCCTAACGGCGCAGGCAAAACCACGACGCTCAAGATGCTGCTGGGGCTGATCACGCCGGATGCAGGCGAAATCCGCATACTGGACCAGACCATCCCGCTGCAAGCGCGACAAGCGCGACTGCGCATCGGCGTAGTGCCGCAAATGGACAATCTCGACCCCGACTTTACCGTTGCCGAAAACCTGCTGATATATGGACGTTATTTCGGCATGGCCGATGATCTGATCAACAGCCGCATCCCCGGTTTGCTGGAATTCGCCGGGCTTGCCAGCAAGGCCGACACCAAGATCACCACTCTGTCGGGCGGCATGAAGCGCCGCCTTACCCTGGCTCGCGCTCTGGTCAACGACCCCGAACTCATCGTCCTCGACGAACCCACCACGGGACTCGATCCGCAAGCGCGTCATGTCATCTGGCAGGGACTGCGCCGGCTGATCCATCAGGGCAAGACCATCCTGCTCACTACCCATTTCATGGAAGAAGCCGAGCGGCTGTGCGACAACCTGGTGATACTGGATCACGGCAAAGTCATCGCCGCCGGCAATCCCCGCGACCTGATTGCCGCGGAGATCGAGCCCGGCGTCGTCGAAATTTACGGCGAGCAGGTCGATGAATGGGCCAGACAATACGGCGCAGCCTGGTGCACCCGCCATGAAATCACCGGCGAAACCCTGTTCTGCTACACCCATGACGGCAACAGCCTGATCGCGCATTTGCGCGAACAATGCGAATTGCGCTATGTACAGCGCCCTTCCAATCTGGAAGACGTGTTCCTGAAATTTACCGGACGTGAGTTACGCGACACATGA
- a CDS encoding alpha/beta hydrolase has translation MKRSKLRIKSAIGHIETLVNDPGDTRRGLAFIAHPHPLHGGSMDNKVVQSIAQICHDQGYVAVRPNFRGVGSSDGEYTGGSGETEDMLAVIAFVRSHYDATLPIVLAGFSFGGYVQHRVAQQMAVDKLLLIGPAVNLYEFGSVPANTTIIHGTEDEVVPFADAQGWAQNHNVAFKPIAAAGHFFHGKLAELKMVALAACLS, from the coding sequence ATGAAGCGCTCCAAATTACGCATCAAATCCGCCATCGGCCATATTGAAACCCTGGTCAACGACCCGGGCGATACGCGCCGCGGCCTCGCATTCATTGCCCACCCTCATCCATTGCATGGCGGCTCGATGGATAACAAGGTCGTGCAAAGCATCGCGCAAATTTGCCACGACCAGGGCTATGTCGCCGTACGCCCCAATTTCCGCGGGGTCGGCAGCAGCGACGGCGAATACACCGGCGGCAGCGGCGAAACTGAAGACATGCTGGCGGTGATCGCCTTCGTACGCAGCCATTACGATGCGACCCTGCCTATCGTACTGGCCGGATTTTCCTTCGGCGGTTACGTGCAACACCGCGTGGCGCAGCAAATGGCAGTGGATAAACTGCTGCTGATAGGCCCGGCAGTCAATCTGTATGAATTCGGCAGCGTACCTGCCAACACCACCATCATCCACGGCACCGAAGACGAAGTCGTGCCCTTTGCCGATGCGCAAGGCTGGGCGCAAAACCACAATGTCGCATTTAAACCCATTGCCGCAGCCGGACATTTTTTCCACGGCAAGCTGGCTGAACTCAAGATGGTCGCACTGGCAGCATGTCTATCATAA
- a CDS encoding TonB-dependent receptor, whose amino-acid sequence MSKALSLRPLVLLVSSALMSSAYAQDDAVQTDEISVFGQGQTRQVQNLSKKDIEEAAPGSSPLKVLDKVPGVHFESSDSFGAYEWSTTISVRGFSSNQLGYTLDDVPLGDMSYGNHNGLHISRAISTENISHAQVSQGTGSLDTASTSNLGGTVQFYSTDPDEQSGAVASQMLGGDFSRRSYFRLDTGRLSNGGKFYISAVDQNSDKWKGHGEQRNKQINTKYVQFFGESKLSAFLNWSDRQEVDYQDMSKEMLGRLGYNWDNYYPDWQKAIQSSQGIWTSGETSVDDAYYAGSGIREDYLGGVTLDSKINDNLRWKNTIYKHTNHGAGLWWTPYVLSPVSNTPSVRTTEYDIDRTGLLSSLTYTMGKHKLNGGLWYENDDFDQARRYYATTATDPLSPYVIPSNPFRTDWAFNYTEKTMQWYAQDTITVSPRLTVNAGFKSPKVDVTGTETTGANYPSGTITSKKSFLPQLSMVYKLDQSNELFAGFAQNMRAIYTQPFSTTQAGFAAIQGDLRPETSDTYEGGWRFHHEKLDGVLSLYHVDFYDRLLSISSGAGIVGSPTVLANVGKVESNGFDLSLNWKLARTWSWFNALSINSTQYKDNYVNGSTVQYVSGKQVVGVPEQMFKTELAYDDGTWFARLGGDYTSKRYYTYSNDNSVDARWLWNLGAGYRTKNVGFLKEVKAQVNINNLLDKQYFASMGTNGFGYSDPNGTTQTLQVGAPRQVFFSVTGKF is encoded by the coding sequence ATGAGTAAAGCGCTATCTCTTCGTCCGCTTGTATTGCTGGTTTCCTCAGCGCTTATGAGCAGCGCTTATGCGCAGGATGATGCGGTTCAAACCGATGAAATTTCGGTGTTCGGTCAGGGACAAACCCGCCAGGTACAGAATCTTTCAAAGAAGGATATAGAGGAAGCTGCGCCAGGCAGCAGTCCGCTGAAAGTGCTGGACAAGGTGCCAGGTGTGCACTTTGAATCCAGCGACAGTTTCGGTGCCTATGAGTGGTCTACCACCATCAGTGTGCGTGGTTTCAGCTCGAATCAGCTGGGCTATACACTGGATGATGTGCCATTGGGTGACATGAGCTACGGCAACCACAACGGTCTGCATATTTCGCGTGCCATTTCGACCGAGAATATTTCGCATGCGCAGGTGTCGCAAGGTACCGGCTCCCTCGATACCGCTTCCACCAGCAATCTGGGTGGCACAGTGCAGTTTTATTCGACCGACCCTGATGAGCAATCCGGTGCGGTTGCCAGCCAGATGCTGGGCGGCGACTTCTCGCGCCGCAGCTATTTTCGCCTGGATACCGGTCGTTTGAGCAATGGCGGCAAGTTCTATATCAGTGCAGTAGATCAGAATTCCGACAAATGGAAAGGTCACGGCGAGCAGCGCAATAAGCAGATCAATACCAAATACGTGCAATTCTTCGGCGAAAGCAAGCTGTCTGCCTTCTTGAACTGGTCCGATCGCCAGGAAGTCGATTACCAGGATATGTCCAAGGAGATGCTGGGCCGTTTGGGTTACAACTGGGATAACTACTACCCGGACTGGCAAAAAGCCATCCAGTCTTCGCAAGGTATCTGGACCAGCGGTGAAACCTCGGTTGACGATGCGTATTATGCCGGTTCCGGTATACGTGAAGATTATCTGGGCGGTGTAACCCTGGATTCCAAGATCAACGATAACCTGCGCTGGAAGAACACCATTTACAAGCACACCAACCACGGTGCCGGCTTGTGGTGGACGCCTTATGTGCTGTCGCCAGTGAGCAATACGCCGTCCGTGCGTACGACCGAGTATGACATCGACCGTACCGGCCTGTTGTCCAGCCTGACTTATACGATGGGCAAGCACAAGCTGAACGGCGGTCTGTGGTATGAAAACGACGACTTCGATCAAGCTCGCCGCTATTATGCCACCACGGCAACCGATCCGCTGAGCCCGTATGTGATTCCTTCCAATCCGTTCCGTACCGACTGGGCGTTCAACTACACCGAGAAAACCATGCAATGGTATGCCCAGGACACCATCACCGTTTCGCCGCGTTTGACGGTGAATGCCGGCTTCAAGTCGCCCAAGGTGGATGTGACCGGTACTGAAACGACCGGTGCAAACTACCCGTCCGGCACGATTACTTCCAAGAAATCTTTCCTTCCGCAGTTGAGTATGGTGTACAAGCTGGATCAGTCCAACGAACTTTTCGCTGGATTTGCGCAAAACATGCGTGCAATCTACACCCAGCCGTTTAGCACGACTCAGGCCGGTTTCGCGGCGATCCAGGGCGATCTGCGTCCGGAAACATCGGATACCTATGAAGGCGGCTGGCGTTTCCATCACGAGAAGCTGGACGGCGTTTTGTCGCTGTACCACGTGGACTTCTACGACCGTCTGCTGAGCATCAGCAGTGGCGCGGGGATTGTCGGCAGTCCGACTGTTCTGGCGAACGTGGGCAAAGTCGAGTCCAACGGTTTCGATCTGAGCCTGAACTGGAAACTGGCCCGCACCTGGTCCTGGTTCAATGCGCTGAGCATTAACAGCACCCAGTACAAGGACAACTACGTTAACGGCTCCACTGTTCAATACGTAAGCGGCAAGCAGGTTGTCGGTGTGCCGGAGCAAATGTTCAAAACCGAACTGGCTTATGACGACGGTACATGGTTTGCGCGTTTAGGCGGTGATTATACTTCCAAGCGCTACTACACCTATTCCAACGATAACTCTGTAGATGCGCGCTGGCTGTGGAATCTGGGTGCGGGTTATCGCACGAAGAATGTCGGTTTCCTGAAGGAAGTCAAGGCGCAGGTCAACATCAACAATCTGCTCGACAAACAGTACTTTGCTTCAATGGGCACCAACGGCTTTGGTTATTCCGATCCGAATGGCACCACGCAGACTTTGCAGGTTGGCGCACCGCGTCAAGTGTTCTTTAGCGTAACAGGCAAGTTTTAA
- a CDS encoding high-potential iron-sulfur protein — MDKIKNRVVSRRDLLKTSASLAGISIIPTVLIRDAAAAKMTKASAHYEIHLKGKPDCDDCVHYIAVKSGKGNGACRLVEGDINPHGWCQYFQQ, encoded by the coding sequence ATGGATAAAATCAAAAACCGGGTGGTGTCGCGTCGTGATCTTTTAAAAACATCAGCTTCGCTGGCGGGGATATCTATTATTCCCACGGTGCTAATAAGAGATGCCGCTGCGGCCAAGATGACAAAGGCGAGTGCGCATTATGAAATTCACCTGAAAGGCAAGCCCGATTGCGATGACTGCGTGCATTATATTGCCGTCAAATCAGGAAAGGGCAATGGCGCATGCAGGTTGGTTGAAGGCGATATCAATCCGCATGGCTGGTGTCAGTATTTTCAGCAATAA
- the aroB gene encoding 3-dehydroquinate synthase, which yields MQTLTVALGSRSYPIHIGMDLLKQPQLIVAHLPQKRVAVITNTTVAPLYLATLTAGLVAHGVEVVPIVLPDGEQYKTWETLNSIFDALLTHRCERKTTLIALGGGVIGDLTGFAAASYLRGVPFIQIPTTLLAQVDSSVGGKTGINHPLGKNMIGAFYQPQLVLADTRTLATLPARELSAGLAEVIKYGLIYDAAFFDWLEANIDKLRALDEDSIAYAVYRSCEIKAEVVAQDEREAGLRALLNLGHTFGHAIESGMGYGNWLHGEAVAAGTVLAADVSRRMGLMSATEVERVRALYRRAGLPDTAPDLGAGKYMDYMGLDKKVEGGRIRFVLLRGIGAAFVSADVPEADLTAALTYHVHAI from the coding sequence ATGCAAACCTTAACTGTCGCCCTCGGTAGTCGCAGCTACCCCATCCATATCGGTATGGATTTACTTAAACAGCCCCAGCTGATCGTGGCACACTTGCCGCAGAAGCGCGTAGCGGTCATTACCAATACCACGGTGGCGCCATTGTATCTGGCGACATTGACGGCTGGTCTGGTCGCGCATGGCGTAGAGGTGGTGCCGATCGTTCTGCCTGACGGTGAGCAATATAAAACCTGGGAAACGCTGAACAGCATATTTGATGCGCTGCTCACGCATCGCTGCGAGCGCAAGACTACGCTGATCGCGCTGGGTGGTGGCGTCATCGGCGACCTGACCGGATTTGCTGCAGCAAGTTATCTGCGCGGCGTGCCGTTCATCCAGATTCCGACCACGTTGCTGGCGCAGGTGGATTCTTCCGTGGGCGGCAAGACCGGCATCAATCATCCGCTGGGCAAGAACATGATAGGCGCATTTTATCAGCCGCAGCTGGTGCTGGCGGATACGCGCACGTTGGCTACATTGCCTGCACGCGAGCTGTCTGCCGGGCTGGCAGAAGTGATCAAATACGGGCTGATTTATGACGCAGCGTTCTTTGACTGGCTGGAAGCCAATATCGACAAGCTGCGGGCGCTGGATGAAGACAGCATCGCCTATGCGGTTTATCGCTCGTGCGAGATCAAGGCCGAAGTGGTGGCACAGGACGAGCGCGAGGCAGGATTGCGCGCGCTGCTGAATCTCGGTCATACCTTTGGCCATGCGATCGAATCCGGAATGGGTTACGGCAACTGGCTGCATGGCGAAGCGGTGGCGGCGGGTACGGTGCTGGCGGCCGATGTGTCACGGCGCATGGGGTTGATGAGCGCGACCGAGGTAGAACGGGTCCGTGCGCTGTATCGCCGCGCCGGTTTGCCGGATACCGCGCCGGATCTGGGAGCAGGGAAATATATGGATTACATGGGGTTGGACAAGAAAGTCGAAGGTGGACGCATCCGCTTCGTATTGCTGCGCGGCATCGGCGCAGCCTTCGTCAGCGCCGATGTACCGGAGGCTGATCTGACTGCGGCGCTGACATATCATGTTCACGCCATTTAA
- a CDS encoding energy transducer TonB, giving the protein MSTATIPMVYDKREWIASGSSFLVGVLLALAISHMAIRHEAMPVEQPIQITLADPPVELPKPVELPPLEQPKPKEPPPKPAAQKPVRSPVVAKPSPVPEAKPVSVPDAAVDPLARTLPRADPAPPVAPHEKAMPKAEPAPAPVQRNAAAEGRFAQDVRTQIERKKIFPDSARDLGMSGVVEVVYVLDRTGTLVRAEVATSSGYALLDQAALRAVRSATFASFPPDAWVGENQKEFRTKLVFSINY; this is encoded by the coding sequence ATGAGCACTGCAACTATCCCCATGGTGTATGACAAGCGCGAATGGATTGCAAGTGGCAGTTCATTTCTGGTGGGCGTGCTGCTGGCATTGGCGATTTCGCACATGGCTATCCGGCATGAAGCGATGCCTGTCGAGCAACCCATCCAAATCACTCTGGCCGATCCCCCGGTGGAGCTGCCAAAGCCGGTCGAGTTGCCGCCGCTTGAGCAGCCAAAACCCAAGGAGCCGCCTCCCAAGCCGGCTGCGCAGAAGCCAGTCCGTTCCCCGGTCGTCGCCAAGCCGTCCCCGGTGCCAGAAGCGAAACCGGTAAGCGTGCCTGATGCTGCGGTTGATCCGCTGGCCAGGACACTACCGAGAGCCGACCCTGCGCCCCCTGTGGCGCCACATGAAAAAGCAATGCCCAAGGCTGAGCCGGCACCGGCACCTGTGCAACGCAATGCCGCAGCTGAAGGCCGGTTTGCCCAAGATGTCCGTACGCAGATCGAACGCAAGAAGATTTTTCCGGATTCAGCCCGCGATTTGGGCATGAGTGGGGTGGTTGAGGTGGTGTACGTGCTGGATCGTACAGGCACGCTTGTGCGTGCCGAAGTGGCTACATCATCAGGTTACGCATTGCTGGACCAGGCGGCTTTGCGCGCGGTACGTTCTGCGACTTTTGCATCATTTCCGCCAGATGCCTGGGTAGGGGAAAACCAGAAGGAATTTCGTACCAAACTGGTTTTTTCCATCAATTACTAG
- a CDS encoding ferredoxin produces MNYFKHHVFFCTNQRDDGAKCCGASGGQAMRDYAKRKIKALDMNGVGKCRINSAGCMDRCSEGPLLVVYPEEVWYTFVDEQDIDEIIEEHLQHGRIVERLQLK; encoded by the coding sequence ATGAATTACTTCAAACACCACGTATTTTTCTGCACCAATCAGCGTGACGATGGCGCGAAATGTTGCGGCGCGTCCGGCGGTCAGGCCATGCGCGATTACGCCAAGAGGAAGATCAAGGCGCTGGACATGAACGGTGTCGGCAAATGCCGTATCAACAGCGCGGGATGCATGGACAGGTGCAGCGAAGGACCGTTGCTGGTGGTGTACCCGGAAGAAGTCTGGTACACCTTTGTTGACGAACAGGACATAGACGAAATCATCGAAGAGCATTTGCAGCACGGGCGTATCGTGGAACGTCTGCAACTAAAATGA
- a CDS encoding ABC transporter permease has translation MNYFGHPQLSWRFIPVWRRNFLVWKKLAGPSILGNLADPMFYMLGFGYGLGSLIPQVGGASYMAFLSAGTICYSTMNSATFEVLYSGFSRMHVQKTWEAILNAPLTLDDVMFAELSWGASKSLLSGLAILAVIWALGLQQNWLLSLWVIPVVVLIGLTFSAMGLVMTALSPSYDFFMYYFTLVITPMVLLCGVFYPVERMPEILQNVAAVLPLSHAINLVRPLILGHIPTAITTHIAAMLAWAGVSYWLAVGLTRRRILK, from the coding sequence ATGAACTACTTTGGCCACCCTCAACTGTCATGGCGCTTCATTCCGGTGTGGCGGCGCAATTTCCTGGTCTGGAAAAAACTGGCCGGCCCCAGCATCCTCGGCAATCTGGCCGACCCGATGTTTTACATGCTCGGTTTCGGCTATGGCCTGGGCAGCCTGATCCCGCAAGTGGGCGGCGCCAGTTATATGGCCTTTCTGTCGGCGGGTACCATCTGCTACTCCACGATGAACAGCGCCACCTTCGAAGTGCTGTATTCCGGCTTCTCGCGCATGCACGTGCAAAAAACCTGGGAAGCCATCCTCAATGCGCCGCTGACGCTGGATGACGTGATGTTTGCCGAACTGAGCTGGGGCGCATCCAAGAGTCTGCTGTCCGGACTGGCGATACTTGCGGTGATCTGGGCGCTCGGCCTGCAGCAGAACTGGCTGCTGAGCCTGTGGGTGATCCCGGTGGTGGTCCTCATCGGCCTCACCTTCTCCGCGATGGGGCTGGTGATGACCGCGCTGTCGCCCAGTTACGATTTCTTCATGTACTACTTTACGCTGGTCATCACCCCGATGGTGCTGCTGTGCGGCGTATTCTATCCGGTAGAGCGCATGCCCGAGATTCTGCAAAATGTCGCGGCGGTGCTGCCGCTATCGCACGCCATCAATCTGGTGCGCCCGCTGATACTCGGTCATATTCCAACCGCCATCACTACCCATATCGCCGCGATGCTAGCCTGGGCCGGTGTCAGTTACTGGCTGGCAGTCGGGCTGACGCGACGCAGGATACTGAAATAA